The Myxococcus virescens genomic sequence ACGCCCAGGTTGATGGAGACGTCGACCGTCTGGTCGTACTTGGTGGAGCGAGCCTCCACCGTCTTCTTCAGGAGCTGAAAGCCCTCGGCGACGGCGTAGCGCTTATCGCGGTCAACCAGAGCGGCGGCCGCACGGAACTTCTTCCCAGTCTTAGCCATGACAGAAATCCTTGTCGTGAGTGGGTGCGCGGCGGCCTAGCCGACGACGTCGATGCCCATGGAGCGTGCGGTGCCAGCAATGGTGCTCATGCAGGCCTCGAGCGACGCGGCGGTGGTGTCCTGGATCTTCTTCTTCGCGATTTCCTCGAGCTGAGCGCGGGTGATCTGCCCAACCTTCTCCTTGCCCGGCTTCTTCGCGCCCGAACCCTTCTTCTTCTCCGTGTGGAGACCCGCGGCCTTCTTGATGAGGACGGCGGCGGGAGGGGTCTTCAGGATGAAGGTGAAGGAGCGGTCCGCATACACGGTGATGACCACCGGGATGATGAGACCTTCCTTGGCCTCCGCCTGGGTCTTCGCGTTGAACTGCTTGCAGAACTCCATGATGTTCACGCCCTGCTGACCGAGCGCGGGGCCGATCGGCGGAGCGGGGTTCGCCTTGCCGGCGGGGATCTGCAGCTTGACCTGACCTGTGATCTTCTTCATCGAACGACAACTGCCTTTCGAGTGGGTGGTGCGAGCGGGCTACCAGACGGGGAAGCCCTCCCACCCATGAGTCCGGCCCCAATACGGGGACCAGAAATGCGAACGCCGCGCACGCCATACAGGGGTGCACGGCGCGGCATCAACTGCTAGCCGGTGGTCTTCTCCACCTGCATGAAGTCCAGCTCTACGGGTGTAGCACGGCCGAAGATGCTGACCAGCACCTTCACCCTGCCCTTCTCCGCATTGACCTCTTCCACGGTACCGTTGAAGTTCGCGAACGGACCGTCGATGACGCGCACCGTGTCGCCGTCGTCGAACTGCACCTTGGGCTTCGGCTTGAGCGTGCCTTCGGAAATCTGCGACGTCAGCCGCGCCACTTCCTGGTCGGAGATGGGCAACGGATTCTGGTGCTGCGCCGTTCCCGGGAACCCGGTGATCTTCGGCGTGTTCTTCACCAGGTGGAGCGTCCGGTCGTTCAGCTCCATCTGCACGAAGATGTAGCCGGGGAAGAACTTACGGCGAGAGGTCTTCTTCTCGCCCTTCACCATTTCGACGACCTGCTCCATCGGAATCAGGATTTCACCGAACTGGTCCTGAAGGCCCTCCAGACGGACCTTCTCTTCCAGGCTCTTCT encodes the following:
- the rplK gene encoding 50S ribosomal protein L11, whose amino-acid sequence is MKKITGQVKLQIPAGKANPAPPIGPALGQQGVNIMEFCKQFNAKTQAEAKEGLIIPVVITVYADRSFTFILKTPPAAVLIKKAAGLHTEKKKGSGAKKPGKEKVGQITRAQLEEIAKKKIQDTTAASLEACMSTIAGTARSMGIDVVG
- the nusG gene encoding transcription termination/antitermination protein NusG, producing the protein MAMKWYVVHTYSNFENQAKKSLEEKVRLEGLQDQFGEILIPMEQVVEMVKGEKKTSRRKFFPGYIFVQMELNDRTLHLVKNTPKITGFPGTAQHQNPLPISDQEVARLTSQISEGTLKPKPKVQFDDGDTVRVIDGPFANFNGTVEEVNAEKGRVKVLVSIFGRATPVELDFMQVEKTTG